The segment GCTTTCACATTAATCTGTGACTCTTCCACACGTAGTAACCGGGCCAGGTTCGCCCGGATTTCCGCTTTATAAGGAAGAAGTTTGGGAGCCTGTGCGTGGATGATGCAATCCAGATTGACGACTTGCCAACCTTGATTCGCTAGCTCACTGACGGCGGCCTCGACAAATTTTGAGGAATCCGCCCCTTTCCATTCGGGATCGGTATCGGGAAACCATTCTCCAATATCACCCAAACCGACAGCGCCCAGCAGGGCATCGGTGATCGCGTGCAATACGATATCGGCGTCGCTGTGACCAACGAGACCGTGGGTGTGCTCAATCGGAATGCCTCCCAGAATCAGGGGTAATCCCGTATCCAGCCGATGCACATCGGTTCCTAAACCGACCCGAAAAGACACAGCATGCTCCAAATCCGTTGTAAGTGATTCTAAAACAGGGGGTTACAGCGTCACTCCCAATGGACGAGCTCCCTGATTTGTCAGGCAGAATCATAGCTATCGAAACCAAATCAGGCAATCAGAGTCTGTAAAGCATCTTGGTGAGACTAGGAAGGCAGGGGTGATGCGGTCGATCTGGCCTCGGGGCTTTCCCTTTCACGGAGAGATTCCTGTCCAAAGTGGTCTTAGTAAAACCCCTGATTGACACAAAATTTGAATTTGCATAGACTTCCCGCCTCTCGCTCAGATTCTCTCCTCAATTACGCCTCTCTTTTTTCAACGAAGAAGAGAAAACAACCAGCGCTACGGCTACAGGAAGTAGCCCGTATAACGTGGTTGAATTGAGAATGCTTTTCTGAAGAGACCTGGTAGAAATTGATTCCTGATCGAAATATTTGAATGTCGTCGCTTCCTGCATTGGGAAGTGGGGCTCATTATTTGGTCAACAGATTCAATCGGCAGAAAAGGAGTTCTGTTTTGCCTCTCGGATTTCGCTGCAATTTGACATTCTTACTGTGCATGGTCATGTTGACTGTGCTCACAGGGTGTCCGATGTTGCAGATGAATCAATCGAAGACGGCAGCCGACTTCTTTAAGTCTGCGGAGAATGACCGCAATATTCCCGAGACAAATTTCACCACCATCGACCTCGAAGTCGTCACGGTTCACCGGCCAGTGGGCGACCCTTTGCTGGGCGACCAGTTATGGAACGAAGTCGACGAGATGAGCGCACTCCTGGATGTGGAGATGCGAAAGAGCCTCGAGAAAAACGGAATTCGTGTTGGCGTCATTGGTAGCACTTATCCGGCCGCTCTCGAAGAAATGCTCGGTTTGACCACGCGCGAAAAAGAAGCCTTCGGGGAAGAGGAATACGGTTTCAGCAAAAGACCGTTAACTGTCCGCTCCGGTGGCGAAGCGGAAATCGTCTGTAGTTTGGCGAAACGAATCGAAGGGATTCGTATTCCGATGCTTGATGGCGATGAAGTCCGCGATTTTCCCGAGAATTCACATTGCAAGTTACGTGTCATTCCGAAACGTAGCCAGGATGGCTGGATCAAGTTGCAGGTTCTTCCGGAAATTCATCACGGAGAACGGGCCATGCGACCCACGGGAAGTACCACGGGGTGGGATCAGAAATTCTCCCAGAAGGTCCTTCCGATTTTCAGCCAACGCTTTGAAGTCGAACTGAACGTAGGCGAGATGGTCATCATTACCAGCGATGGCGACAATCCGCATTCGCTGGGACAACACTACTTCCGTAGCGAGCAGGAAACGGGCGACATGCAACGGATCATCCTGATCCGCCTGGCAAGCATGAATAAATCGGGCGCCATCCTTAAAACCACACATATGGTGGAGTAAGCGGTTGGAGACTGAACGGCAAAATTATCAGGGTTTCAACTCATCCCCCTGAACCTCTTGTCGAGCGGTATGTCGAATGTGCAATATTTCGACTTGCATCTTTTTAATCGTGAAAAAGATGCGATATTTGTATGCTTTACCACCAACGAGAAGCTCTCGAATGATCGGTTCCTTTTGGTCGCTGATTTCGTAGACAGGACATCGATCTGGGTGATGTTCCAAAGTGTCGATCTGGGCCAGTAATTGGCCATACCATACTCTTCCAGCTCGAATCGCTTTGTTTGATTTGAACCAGGCGAAGACCTCTTCGACATCATGCTCTGCACGTGCCGATAGGCGGACTTGATATCCCACGAACTTATTCCTGTTCCATACCGTATTTCTGAGCTAACTTGTTTAGTGCGAGTCGGGCTGGCTTCGAGCGACCGGAACGGGAATCGGCGAGTCCTTCTTTGATTGCAGCGATCGTTTCGCTTCTCTCGTTCCTTTCTGCGGTCTCCACCAGTTTCTGATAGGCAGCGGCATCCTGAACGACGACTTTAGCCTTTCCATTCACTGTCAAAACAAGCGGTTCGCCAGACTCAAGTAGCTTGTCCAAGTATTGAGATGACTGACGTTTGAAATTCGTCAGCGAATCGATTCCATCACTTAAATCAAACATGGTTCCTCCTAGCATCAAATTGAATGTTTATTCAATGTTACGTGATGATAAGGGAGCTAGAAAGTGCAGATTTGAGGATTTCGATAATTTCTTTGGGCGATCAATTCGATGAAAGATGTAATAGCAGTCACAGATATCTAATGTTATAAAGTGGCTCTTCTTACTATCTTAAGCACATCTATTCTAACTCAAAGGACCCCCTCTATGGGCATGATCAAAGAATTCAAAGAGTTCGCGATGAAGGGAAATGTCATGGACATGGCCGTCGGTATCATCATTGGTGCCGGTTTCGGAAAAATCGTCTCTTCGTTAGTGAATGATATCATTATGCCTCCCATTGGATTGTTAATGGGAAATGTCGACTTCTCCGAATTAAGTTACGAAATCGCGGCGGAAGGAGCGGACGGGGAACCAGTAGTAATCAAATACGGGCAGTTCGTGAACACCGTTCTCGACTTTGTCATCATTGCCTTTGTGATCTTCCTGTTCATTAAGCAGATGAACCGCCTCAAAAGCAAAGAACCCGATCCCACCCCCACCGAGAAAAAATGCCCTAAGTGCTTACTGCTTGTCCCCATTGAAGCGTCCCGCTGCGGCCACTGTACTTCGGAGATTTAGTCAATAATCATTCGAAAAGGAGAATCGTGAGTTACATGCTGAATCCTGCTTCGCCTGTTTATCAGTCTTCCGATCAACAATCGAAAAAGGAACAGTTTATGATTCTTGCATGTGGAATGGGTTCTCCATGGATATTAGTCTTTTATTACGGCCGAATGTTGGCACCCGTGCTGGGGGCTTGTCTCATGATTTCCCCTTTCGTTCTTCTCCTGTGGAATGCCTGTAAGCAAAACTGAAGCACAAAGAATTTTACCGACGCAAAAAAACGCCTCCGCGAAATCTCACGGAGGCGTTTTTTATATTTATCAAGGCACGCTCGTTGGCGGTCCAAAACCACGTATTGAGCGTTTGTCAGGCTACCAGTTGCGGCCCCATCGTGGCGAATGCCACTAGACTTTGCCGCAGATGGTTTTGCCGGTGGACTCGAGGTCGTCACAGGCCTGGGCCAGTCGAGCGGCAACACCTGCTTCGCCTTTTTTGATGTAGGCGCGAGGGTCGTAGGCTTTTTTGTTGCCGATCTCGCCATCGATTTTCAGAACACCATCATAGTTTTTCATGATGTGATCGACGACAGGGCGGGTGAAAGCGTACTGGGTGTCGGTGTCGATGTTCATCTTCACGACGCCGTAATCGAGCGTTTCGCGAAGTTGTTCCATCGGAGTTCCTGAACCACCGTGGAAGACGAGGTCGAACTCGGCTTCTTTGCCGTATTTCGCCATGACCGCTTCCTGGCCTTCTTTCAGAATTTCTGGTCGCAGTTTTACGTGACCCGGTTTGTAGCTACCGTGAACGTTGCCGAAGGTCGCGGCGAACATGTAACGACCGATGCCTTTCAGCTCTTCGCAGACGGTGACCATGTCTTCGGGAGTCGTATATAGTTTTTCGGCGGGAGTGTCATGGTTATCGACGCCATCTTCTTCGCCACCGACGACACCCGCTTCGATCTCAAGAATGATTTCCTGAGCGGCACATTCCTTGAGCAGGTCTTTGGAGAGTGCCAGGTTCTCGTCCAGTGGCAGCTCGGAAGCATCCAGCATGTGTGACTGGAAGAGGTTTTCCTGTCCGTTTTTGCGACGACGAGCAGTCTCGGCGATCAGGGGACGCAGGAATGAATCGACTTTGCCGGGTTGGCAGTGGTCGGTGTGCAGGGCGATGAGAACGTCATATTTTTCGGCCAGACGATGGCAGGCTTCGGCCAGGACGATGGCTCCCAGAACCATGTCGTTTTGGGCGAGTCCGGAAGCAAACTGACCACCACCGGTGGAAACCTGAATAATACCGTCCGACTTCTGATCAGCGAACGCTTTTAGAGCACCGTTGATGGTGGAGAGCGACGTGATGTTGATCGCAGGGTAGGCGTAAGAGCCTTTTTGGGCGGCGTCGAGCATCGCTTCGTATTGTTTCGGAGTTGCAATAGGCATATCGGCCTCTTTTCGAATGGAGTTACAGTTAACTGGAAGATAATGAATATTAGACGACAGACCTGAACCCGTTCGCTGTCGGTCAGCGGTAACCGGTTTGCAGGATTTTTTACAGGTTGCTAAATCGATTTCGTGGTTTCAATCGATCAATGTCGATTTACCAGTGCCCAACCGTTGGACTGCCATCGACACGTCTGCATCGGTTCCGATGATCTCGTTTCGTTGCTTTCGTTCCGCATTTTGCTGGAACAGGGATTCCTGTGCGGAATCTGATTTCAGTCCAGCAAACGTGTGCTCAATAGTCTCTCTAAGCGACCGAAGAGACGGTGGCAGGGGCCCTATTTCAGGTGCGAAAAGCGGCAGCATGAATCGAGAATTCTGTGCGGTCCGTAGATCGACAGTGGCTCGAAAAACAACCGGATATCAGACGGCGGGAGGTGGTCTCCCGGGCAGGCGCAGACACTATAGCACGTCTTTATCCAGTTTTCTACTCTGGACGGTCGGCCTATCGGAATGCAGTATCCAGTGAAAAACGACCGTTATTCGACCTCATCTTCCCGTTTTCGGAAGGGATTCAACTTCTTAGGAAGTTCATTCAAGTAACGGAAGGGGCGGGCGAGTGGGTTTTGACCGGGAATCTCTGTGCTCTCGTCCACCTGTTCCAGCCCAAGAGTCGGTTTCTGAGGGTTGATGGGGATCACTTGTAGATCATCGACATGTACTTCGCCCATGCCAGTCAGCTCCATCGAAATCTGGAAATCAGTATCGCTGTCGGCGACCCGCAAAAATGAGAATCGTGTCCAATCCTGTTCGTCAAACCAGCGAAGGGTTCGTACCTGACCGCCCAGATTGTCGTAAATCATAAAACCGTCGTCAGACCGTTGAATTGGTCGGGCGATTCGCAGATAGCCGCTGATATAGAGCAGTTGACCTTCTTGAACCGGAATTCGTGGCGAGTTAAACCGAATTGGTGCCTGGTCGAGGTAGGCCGGAAGTACATCGTCCTTGTTGACGACGGCGGGAACCGCGGCGAGACGCAAAGCGTATTTACCTTCATTCGCCTTATCCGTCAGTAAGGCACCGCTACGAATTCCGTGTACATTTTCCTGGAAATTTTCCCAACCTGCCTGGGTTAACTCGGTGGTTTGTTCTGTTTCAAAATTTCCGAGAGGCAGCAGATTTTCGTTTGTATCGAAATTGCTGCGACCGAGATGTTCAATCATTTCCCAATGGGAAGGCAAAGAACTGAAGGCAATCGTGTATGGACTGGAGACGGGGGTCGTCAATCTTGGGAAGACGGTCTCATGCCAAACCTGGAATTGCACCGACCTAATCATTCGGAGAGCAGCCTCGCTTTGCTGTCGGGAATCATGAAACTGCAGCCGCTGCAGAGATTGTTCTGACTGCACCAATAAACTGCCGGCTTGGGAAAGCATGGACGGGGCTCGGCTCATTGAAGGGACACGCTGTTCATCAGAGACCCCTTGTTGTTGCAACTCTTCGATTGTCGCTCGCACACGAGCTAACTTGGCACTGGCCAAGTCGTAGTATGTCTGTGCCGATTTCTGAGCAACCTCCGCAATTTTATCTTCGAGTTTACTGATCTGCGCCCGATTGCTGGTCAGTACAATCATGGCAGTTTGATCGATCCGGTCCAACGTGACGCGGGCGCCTCCCGCAACAAACTGGCGGTCGAGGGACTTAAGCCCGGTGGGAGTGATTTCCCAGGCTGAAGCAGTTTCGGGAACACTCGGAATAATGACTGAGACATTTTTCGCTGTCAGAGATCCGGGGACATATTGGCTGTACTGGTTGTAACAGACGGCCAGCATCAGCGAACCGTATTCTTCGCTTTTGATCACCCGGCCTTCGATGATCGTCTCGTTAGGTTGTTTATTCTTGCGGATTTCTTCCGCCGTCACTACACGGCTAGGGCCACTGAATCGTGAACGAGAGGATTCTACCTGACTTGATTCCAGCTCGAACGGGATGACGCGCGGCTGTATGTCGCCGCGAGCAATCCAGGGTTCAATCAGAGAGAGTTCCAGGTTGAGGTCCGTAATTGCTAACCGACGCTCGTAAGCGCCTGGAAAGTCCGAGGCAAGCGGAGTGGTTGTCCAGTATCCAAGGGCATCACAACCTGCCTGCAAAGCACAAAAGGCCTGCAGCCGAATTTGCTCCGGCTCCACGACCAGCGAGTATTTTTTCGCGCGAGAGGAATACAGGAATCGAGATGCAGGCTCTGTTTGAATCCACGTTGAACTGAAAGTTCCCGGGCGGGAAAGTTTCTGTTTTTGAATCAGGAATTCTCGCCATCGGTCAAGGGGCATGGATGTATGGAGCGTGTGTCGACTGCTACTGATCATGTCGAAGTGGCGAGAAATCTTTCGTTCGTCACCAAGGACATCCACGAACAAAGGCCGTGACGCTTTTTGATCGGCGCGGTGGATTTGCTGTTTCCAATCGATCAACATCGGGTACTCAGCCGCCGGAACACGGGCTCCCAGTGTCCAAAACAGAATACGCATCGTTTCCTTATCAAAAGGAGCAGGGCTCGCCTGAAAGCCCTGGCTTTGGGTCGAATCTGGCGGAGGGACATAAGGAGGAGTGGCCGTCGCCCACAGATTCTCTCGTCGCAATTCCTGAAGGTATTGATAATTCCGGTAGTCCTGCACCCATACTGTGTTTACCCCCGTCAGGCCAATCGACGCCGCAGACTCATTGTGCGAGGGGATCATAATCGGAAAAAAGGGTTGTCCCTGAACGCTTAAGCGGTCGAGACGAAATTCAAACGGAAGGTTCCATGTCTCCGGTTCCGCAGTCACGGTCGTGGCCGCTGTTTGTTGAATCATTCCTGGCTCACCGCTGACAGCTGCGGTCACAACCGGGTCCATATGCAATTCGTCGAAAAAGAACTCGGAAGGACCATTCGGAATGCTGCAGCTTAATGTGAGCTGGTCGACGTACATCCCGCGGATGTCGATCTGCGGATAGTTAATTTCACTTCGCAGCTGTTGCAGGCGGGTATTCATCCGCTTTTGGTCGGTTTGACAGGTCAGCATTTCCCATTCGTTAGCCCGCTTTCTGTAAGCATCACCGGCGAGATAGAACTGGAGAGGCTTGGTTTTATCACGAGGATCTGGCTGATTTGGCAAAGTGATTCTTAGCCAGGCGCCCGCCGTTTGTCGGTTACTGCGAAACCAGACGGAGACTTTTAAATCAGGGATAACTCGAGCAGGAGGCAGGTCGAGATAAAAATCAACCCGCTCAGGGAACTGCGTGCGGTTCATCACTTCAAACCGCTCGGACGCTTTTCCTTTGGTCAGAATGTAGTTCGAATGAGAATGCTCGAGGATATCAACCTGGGTTTTTTTGTTCGTGCGGGCCTGCCATCGTTTCTCTGGCCCGTCGAAACCATCGCGCACTTCTTCTCCGTGAACAGCACAGGTGAACATGAAGAACACCGGTCCTGCTAACATCATCAGCAACAACAGGGATCGTGTGCGGGGGGGGAACAAGTTGACGGGCGACCCTTCCGTGGGTTTTAGTCGGTCTCATCTTGCGGAATGTCTAAATCCCGCAAAGTCTTCCTGGAGACCGCATTGTATCTGGAACTCCTGTTCCGAACCTCTTGGTGGGCACTTACAAAAATTTATACAAACGGCCCGATTTTGGTTCAGGTTCGAGGGGCGTTTTATGTTGTCCGGAAACAACATGGGTCCCCAAGGAGCAGAACGCGATTTCGACCCTTAGAATACAGAAGATCTGCGATTTAGCCAAGAGTTTATGTTGCCAAACAGCAACAACGGCCCGTTTTGTAAAGAAATAATTTTCGGAGTGTAAACTACTGTAATTAAAGAGGTTATGGTAATCCCTTGCGATTCGTCTGGTTTCGGTACACAATCTGTACTTATTCGCGGTATAGAACGAGGAGAAAACCGAGACCATGAACAAAAACGAACGATTTTTCGATCAATCCGACAACGAAGTTCCTCAGGAGCTGGTCAAGCTCGGCCGCGTGATTGCCAACCTGCCGGAAGAAATTCAACAAGAGCTGGAAGCTTCCTTTTGTGAGGTGGTGGATGTCGTCAAACGTAGACGGCGAATTCTGAACCTGGTTCAGGAAGCTCTCTCTCAGCTGCGACTCGACATTAAATACCTGATGTTCGACCTCGAATCGACTCGTAAAGAACGAGACGAAGCGATCCAGAAACTGAACGAAGCCTGATGTACAGTCCGCTCGGTGAAGTGGCTTACTTCCTTCACCAGAGCGATTTAGTCAGATTCGCTTGTAGAATTGCCGCTCCGATTCTGCGACCAGAAGTGAGCGAGGACCGTTCCCGTGAGCATGCAGCCAAACGTGTAGGCGGCGGGAGCGATGGCCGCTTCGGACAGGTCCGGAAAATGTTTCGTTGCCAGTACGGCCCCTAGGCCGGCATTCTGCATACCGACTTCCAAAGTGAGTGCCCGCCGTTTGTCCTCGGGAAATCGAAATGCTTTCCCTGCGCCATATCCTGCCAGGTAACCGCAGAGATTCAAGGCGATCAGAAATGCGAGCAGGATTCCTGGAATCGCCTGAAGTTGATCTCGCTGGAGCGCCACGACGGTGGCCACAATCCACAGGATGGCCAGATTGGCAAGCGGCACTCCCAGTTTATTCATCACCCCCCGGATGGAAACAAAACTGCGGCTCAGCGCATGTCCGAGGAGCACTGGACCAACGACCGTCAAAATAAGGTCTCTGAATAACATCCAGGGATCGAACGCGATCAGTTTTCCCAACACGAAATACAACATCCAGGGAACCACTAGCGGACAGAGCAGGGTGGCCGAAGTCGTTAAACTGATCGAAAAGCTGACATTCCCTCCCGCTTTATGAGTGAGAATGTTCGAAGCCATCGCCCCCGGAACGCAGCCCGCCATCAGAATACCCACCTTAATACCGGGAGAAAACGGGTATACGGAAACTATCAGCCAGGCAAGGAGCGGCATGACCAGATATTGCACCATTGTCCCCGTCAGCACCGTCGGCCAATGTTTCAGGACCAGCCTGAATTCGTTCCGCGGTAACAGCGACCCAATCGCAAACATGGCCACGGCTATCACGCTGGAGAGCCCTGGACTGGATAGCACAAAAGGGGTCGGCCAGAAAAACGCGAGCAGGCTCGACAAGGTTAGCCAGATCAGCAGGTAACGTTGAATCATTAAAAGAGCACTTCAGGAAACGGGTGTCGCGGCTTAGTTGGTCAGTGAAAGTCCGACAGAGAAGATCAGGAGGTGATAATCTGACAGTAATAAGATGACAGTCTTAATCTGACGCAGTGTTAATGTGGCAGAGAGGAAAAGTGAAGAGGTGGCTGATATAATCCGATTCCTCGCTCCGGTAATTCTGTCCGGAGGAATCTCATTTTTGACGCTATGGAATTCGGATGTTTGCCAATCTGACCACCTTTCTCCGCGATCTGGAAGAACGAGATGACTTACACCGTATCTCGACCGCTGTCGATCCGCAATTCGAACTGGGGGAAATCATCCGTCAGTTCTGGAGCAGGCAACCCGATCAGGCTGGTCCGGCGATCTTGTTTGAAAAAGTTTCCGGTTTTACATTTCCAATCGTCGCCAACTTGCTTGGTACGGAATCCCGCCTTTGTCGCGCATTAAGAGTGGAATCACTCGATGAACTAGGATCGAAGGCACTACATCTTTTCCAACCCAATCTGCCAGTGAGCATGTTAGGGTCCCTCAAATTGATGCCCCAGTTGGGCAAGCTGACCCATCTCAGCCCGAAGACTGTTAGCCAGGGTTCCTGTCAACAAGTCGTTAACATGGGACGCGAGTTGAATTTACTATCGCTTCCCGCGCCTCAGTTTTATCCACATGAAGCGGGACCGCTCATTAACGCGGGTCAACTTTATACACAAACTCCCGATGGTCGGACGCAGCACATCGGTTCCTATCCGGTGTTGATCATCGATGAACGTCGCCTCGCGGTTTTATGGCGACCGACCGACCAGTTGGAAACGTTGCACAAACAGTATCAGGCGGCGGGACAGCCCTTACCTTTTGCGATCACGGTGGGGGGGGATCCCGTGTCGGCGATGATGGCTCATTTCCCGATTCTCTTCGGGCTCGATCCGCTGGCCTGGGGTGGTTTTCTCAAAAAGAAATCGTACGAGATCGTTCCATGCCACAGCAATAAATTGAAAGTGTCTGCCGAGAGTGAATTCGTCATCGAAGGGTTTATTCCCGCCGATCCTCAGGCTATCGATCAGGAAGGCATTGGTCTTAGTTTCGGAGAAAATGGATACTCCGGAATTGTGCCAGTTGCTGAAGCGACGGCCATCACGCATGCCAGCAAACCGACATGGCACACCACAGTCTGGGGAGAGAATTGTCCGGAAGAATTCTGGATGAGGAAGGCAACTGAGCGGACGATGCTGCCGTTGATTCGTTTGTTCCATCCCGAGTTGACCGATTTAAATTTGGTCCGGTCTGGCTATGGACGGTTCATTCTTTTCTTCAGTTTCCGCAAATCGTACGCCTACCAGGCCCGGAATCTGATGAGTTTCCTCTGGAGTCTGCCTCCGTTTCAAGACTGTCGATACCTCATCGCGGTTGATGAAAATATCGACGTCCAACAGGAAAATCAGGTCTGGCATCAATTCAGCCTGGAATGTCATCCCGGTCGCGATAGCCTGTTTCAGGATGGACCGACCGAACAATTGCACGGGAATCAAATACACGGAAATCACTCCGTAGTAAATCCACCCGGTAACCGCATCGGTTTTGATGCGACTCGGAAACGGAATGATGAAGCGGGACCGCTGCGGTCCGACGTGACATTAAGTCTGGACCCCCATTTACGATCCTCCGTGAAACAGCGTCTGGATGAACTGGGCTTGTAATCCCTGTCGCCAGCCGATAGGAATCAGCTCACCCAAAAAGAAACTCTGCCATAAGCAAAGCTACCATCAGGAAAAGGAAGCCGAAATTGATTACCCGCATTCAGGGAGAGCTTGTTCATCTGTCCGATACCGTCGCAACGTTACGGATCGGAGCGTTTGACTATGAAGTCTTAATTCCCGAGTTCGTTCGCCGACATTTACAATCCAAAGTCGGAACAGAGATCAACTTGCGAACAATCGAATACCTGGAAGGGAATCCACAGCAGGGCAGATTGGTTCCACGGATGATTGGTTTCATGTCAGATGCGGAGAAAGAATTCTTCGAGATGATCTGCTCTGTCGATGGTGTCGGCGTGCGTAAAGCATTGCGAGCAATGGTGCGGCCCGTTCGGGAAGTGGCGACGGCGATTGAAGAGCAGGATGTCAAACAGTTGACAACATTACCGGGAGTCGGACCGGCAGTCGCTGAACGTATTGTTGCCAAGCTGCGGCGAAAAATGACCAAGTTCGCACTGATGGTTTCCCGAGAATGGCCAGAAGAAGCGGGCGGAGACGACATTCTCGGCGAGGCAGTCGAAGCGCTGATCAGCTTAGGGCATACTTCCAACGACGCACGCAACAAAGTCGAAGCAATTATGGAATCGGGCAAGAAATTCAAATCGGTCGAAGCGCTACTTACTGAAATTTACAAACAGCAACGATAACGGAATCGAGATGACGATTCCTAAGGAGCGATTGCGAGTTTTATTCAGACTCGTTTTCGCTCTCGGTGGAAATCGGAGTTTCTGCCGAGGTTGCCTGTTCGGGAATGAGTTCCCCAATGATGGTTCCCCCCCGTGCGAATGAAATTCCCTGTTGCGAACTCGTGTCGATCATGACGGCTTCGATGACTGGTTGCGAGACGGTCTGATTAGCGACCCATTCGACCAGAAAGTTGGCTCCGCTGCCGCCTGAAGTGTCTTCGCGTTCGACCAGGATTTCTTTTGTGCCGAGTGCGGGAATCGAAAGAGGGTCGGCGAAGAACGACTTAACCACTTTTCCGGCCGTATCAAAGTAACGGACCGAGTTAACGATGATGGGGCTGTCGATACTCGTGTTACGAATACTGAGCGTAATCGTCACTAAATGGGGATCGCCCGAGTTGTGGTAGACGTGGGAATAAGCAGGCACGTAGACAAGCTGACCCGAAACCGGGTTGGAAATGTTGTAATGCCCTTTGACAGTCACCATTTCCGAAGCGGTCATCTCATCCGTAGGTCGGAAACGCAGCGTGTCCTGAAAGTTTTGCATCCGGTTGTCGAGATACCATGCATAAAATGCGAGTGGTGAAAGCAGAATGATGATCAGCACGACGATCAACAGGACGAATCGTTTCATAAACGAATCGACATCCTCGGGTTTGAACTGTTTGCTCATGACACTGATCTCGATGAAAGTCTGAATTCAAAAAGGCGAAGAGTTGGGTCTGCGCTGAAACAAGTCCTGACCTGTAACCGCGTCGGTGGCCTCGGTTGTAATACGCATCTTTATGTGTTTACAGAGTGATATGTATTCACAAGGCACGGTCAATTCAAGGGCAATTGACGCAATTGTGTCAGACTTACCGACAGTGACTGCGGAAAGATGGACTTCGGCAAGGCGTTCAGCCGCGATTCAAGTCAACGAAAGAAAGTGAGAGCTACTTGTCTTTCCAGAATGACTTGAGTTCATCAAATCCTCGCATGGGAGTTTGTCCCGATTTCACTTCTTCAGTTAGTTTAGGCAGCGGTTTTTTCGGCTTGTGAGTATTTCTCTGCGCCCGTGATTTCGCTGCTTTGGGTTTGTCGGTCGGTTTCTGTGCCGTCGAATTCGTTGAAGGGGCTGGCGTACCCTCTTTGGGTTTGGAGGGACGTTTTTTACGGCGACGTGGTTTCGGTTTGGTCGCAGGTTCTGCTACCGGTGCGGCGGGGTCAATTAAGGTCAACGAAACGCGGCGACGTTCCTGGTCGATGCCCATGACCCAACATCGAACCACATCACCTACAGCGACGACGTCGTGCGGGCTTTTAATGTATTGCTGACCCAACTGACTGATATGGATGAGTCCGCTGTCTTTCAAACCGATGTCAACAAAGACACCGAAGTCGACGACGTTGAGGACAGTTCCTCTCAACTCCATGCCTTCCTGAAGATCGCTCAAATTCAGGATACCACTTTTGAAGATCGGTCCCGCCATGTTTTGCCGAGGGTCCCGACCAGGCCGGCAGAGGTTTTCAATGATGTCTTTCAAGGTCGGCAACCCTGTTGCAAGCTCTCCCGCCAAGTCGTCGAGCGAAAGTTGAGACAGTTTTTCCTGCCGCTCTTTAACTGCTTCCGCAGTTGTCGAGAGAGAACTC is part of the Polystyrenella longa genome and harbors:
- the ispF gene encoding 2-C-methyl-D-erythritol 2,4-cyclodiphosphate synthase, producing MSFRVGLGTDVHRLDTGLPLILGGIPIEHTHGLVGHSDADIVLHAITDALLGAVGLGDIGEWFPDTDPEWKGADSSKFVEAAVSELANQGWQVVNLDCIIHAQAPKLLPYKAEIRANLARLLRVEESQINVKAKTGEKVGPVGERQAMEATVVVLVQQADS
- a CDS encoding type II toxin-antitoxin system RelE/ParE family toxin, yielding MGYQVRLSARAEHDVEEVFAWFKSNKAIRAGRVWYGQLLAQIDTLEHHPDRCPVYEISDQKEPIIRELLVGGKAYKYRIFFTIKKMQVEILHIRHTARQEVQGDELKP
- a CDS encoding type II toxin-antitoxin system Phd/YefM family antitoxin, producing MFDLSDGIDSLTNFKRQSSQYLDKLLESGEPLVLTVNGKAKVVVQDAAAYQKLVETAERNERSETIAAIKEGLADSRSGRSKPARLALNKLAQKYGMEQE
- the mscL gene encoding large-conductance mechanosensitive channel protein MscL, yielding MIKEFKEFAMKGNVMDMAVGIIIGAGFGKIVSSLVNDIIMPPIGLLMGNVDFSELSYEIAAEGADGEPVVIKYGQFVNTVLDFVIIAFVIFLFIKQMNRLKSKEPDPTPTEKKCPKCLLLVPIEASRCGHCTSEI
- the fbaA gene encoding class II fructose-bisphosphate aldolase; amino-acid sequence: MRKEADMPIATPKQYEAMLDAAQKGSYAYPAINITSLSTINGALKAFADQKSDGIIQVSTGGGQFASGLAQNDMVLGAIVLAEACHRLAEKYDVLIALHTDHCQPGKVDSFLRPLIAETARRRKNGQENLFQSHMLDASELPLDENLALSKDLLKECAAQEIILEIEAGVVGGEEDGVDNHDTPAEKLYTTPEDMVTVCEELKGIGRYMFAATFGNVHGSYKPGHVKLRPEILKEGQEAVMAKYGKEAEFDLVFHGGSGTPMEQLRETLDYGVVKMNIDTDTQYAFTRPVVDHIMKNYDGVLKIDGEIGNKKAYDPRAYIKKGEAGVAARLAQACDDLESTGKTICGKV
- a CDS encoding transcriptional regulator, translated to MNKNERFFDQSDNEVPQELVKLGRVIANLPEEIQQELEASFCEVVDVVKRRRRILNLVQEALSQLRLDIKYLMFDLESTRKERDEAIQKLNEA
- a CDS encoding bile acid:sodium symporter family protein — encoded protein: MIQRYLLIWLTLSSLLAFFWPTPFVLSSPGLSSVIAVAMFAIGSLLPRNEFRLVLKHWPTVLTGTMVQYLVMPLLAWLIVSVYPFSPGIKVGILMAGCVPGAMASNILTHKAGGNVSFSISLTTSATLLCPLVVPWMLYFVLGKLIAFDPWMLFRDLILTVVGPVLLGHALSRSFVSIRGVMNKLGVPLANLAILWIVATVVALQRDQLQAIPGILLAFLIALNLCGYLAGYGAGKAFRFPEDKRRALTLEVGMQNAGLGAVLATKHFPDLSEAAIAPAAYTFGCMLTGTVLAHFWSQNRSGNSTSESD
- a CDS encoding UbiD family decarboxylase gives rise to the protein MFANLTTFLRDLEERDDLHRISTAVDPQFELGEIIRQFWSRQPDQAGPAILFEKVSGFTFPIVANLLGTESRLCRALRVESLDELGSKALHLFQPNLPVSMLGSLKLMPQLGKLTHLSPKTVSQGSCQQVVNMGRELNLLSLPAPQFYPHEAGPLINAGQLYTQTPDGRTQHIGSYPVLIIDERRLAVLWRPTDQLETLHKQYQAAGQPLPFAITVGGDPVSAMMAHFPILFGLDPLAWGGFLKKKSYEIVPCHSNKLKVSAESEFVIEGFIPADPQAIDQEGIGLSFGENGYSGIVPVAEATAITHASKPTWHTTVWGENCPEEFWMRKATERTMLPLIRLFHPELTDLNLVRSGYGRFILFFSFRKSYAYQARNLMSFLWSLPPFQDCRYLIAVDENIDVQQENQVWHQFSLECHPGRDSLFQDGPTEQLHGNQIHGNHSVVNPPGNRIGFDATRKRNDEAGPLRSDVTLSLDPHLRSSVKQRLDELGL